The following proteins come from a genomic window of Mycolicibacterium rufum:
- a CDS encoding HNH endonuclease family protein, producing MTRRQQLWLVIAAVLAIVVAVQVTSSEQGPSHFVAQADIPTVAPGVDVLAGVGEIPARIHSHDYRRDAFGESWTDDTTAPGGHNGCDTRNDILDRDLRDKTYVSIKRCPTAVATGTLLDPYTSALVPFTRGAQIGAAVQIDHIVPLALAWDLGARAWTEELRIRFANDPANLLAVEGEANQDKGDKEPAQWMPPNAAFHCQYAMQYIAVLRGYGLPVDAPSVPVLRAASDTCPRG from the coding sequence GTGACCCGCAGGCAACAGCTGTGGCTGGTGATCGCGGCGGTGCTGGCGATCGTCGTGGCCGTCCAGGTGACGTCCTCGGAGCAGGGTCCGTCACACTTCGTCGCCCAGGCCGACATCCCCACCGTCGCACCCGGAGTCGACGTGCTCGCCGGTGTCGGCGAGATCCCGGCACGTATCCACAGCCACGACTACCGCCGCGATGCGTTCGGCGAATCCTGGACCGACGACACCACCGCCCCGGGCGGTCACAACGGCTGCGACACCCGCAACGACATCCTCGACCGGGATCTGCGCGACAAGACCTACGTGTCCATCAAGCGGTGCCCCACTGCGGTGGCCACCGGCACGCTGCTCGACCCGTACACCAGCGCGCTGGTGCCGTTCACGCGCGGCGCGCAGATCGGGGCGGCGGTGCAGATCGACCACATCGTTCCGCTCGCCCTGGCCTGGGATCTGGGTGCCCGCGCCTGGACCGAGGAGTTGCGCATCCGGTTCGCCAACGATCCGGCCAATCTGCTCGCCGTCGAGGGCGAGGCCAACCAGGACAAGGGCGACAAGGAACCCGCGCAGTGGATGCCGCCCAACGCCGCGTTCCACTGCCAGTATGCGATGCAGTACATCGCCGTGCTCCGCGGTTACGGCCTGCCGGTCGACGCACCGTCGGTGCCGGTGCTGCGGGCCGCCTCGGACACCTGCCCGCGGGGCTGA